One segment of Thermococcus profundus DNA contains the following:
- a CDS encoding AEC family transporter, with protein sequence MNIYEMLAVIAVGCVLKWLVRDERPFQWLNVFSTRILLTLFVFGNVASKDLGYLLSIRLVFIYVVLIITLSLGMSYIYARSFVKDDNWRGALMILSTYPNTAAMGFPIASLFLDDITPAILYSTTNSLIVLPLATFIAAHYSSGRASVKNSLVRALKFPPTAANLLALALVLAGVRLPAWLLNPVKEVGWWSIPLLLVYFGSIIDLREFRLRHLVEVGLFRNVLPFIFVFLTLKGAGDVYYAVLVESAMPPAIMANVILAHYKLKAEEGIGVTVVLTLITLVFFTTLRAIGF encoded by the coding sequence ATGAACATCTACGAGATGCTCGCCGTAATAGCCGTTGGGTGCGTCCTGAAGTGGCTGGTCCGGGACGAAAGGCCCTTCCAGTGGCTCAACGTCTTCTCAACCAGGATACTGCTCACACTCTTCGTCTTCGGCAACGTGGCGAGCAAGGATTTGGGCTACCTCCTGAGCATACGGCTCGTTTTCATCTACGTCGTCCTCATCATAACCCTGAGCCTTGGCATGTCTTACATCTACGCGAGAAGCTTTGTAAAAGACGACAACTGGCGCGGGGCGCTCATGATACTCTCAACTTACCCGAACACCGCGGCGATGGGCTTCCCCATAGCGAGCCTCTTCCTGGACGACATAACGCCCGCGATACTCTACTCCACCACCAACAGCCTCATCGTTCTCCCGCTAGCGACGTTCATAGCGGCTCACTATTCAAGCGGCCGGGCCTCGGTGAAGAACAGCCTGGTCAGGGCCCTTAAGTTCCCTCCAACGGCCGCAAACCTTCTGGCGCTGGCCCTAGTCCTCGCTGGTGTGCGGCTCCCGGCGTGGCTCCTGAACCCAGTGAAGGAAGTCGGCTGGTGGAGCATCCCGCTCCTGCTGGTTTACTTCGGATCGATAATAGACCTCCGCGAGTTCAGGCTGAGGCACCTCGTCGAGGTCGGTCTCTTCAGGAACGTCCTCCCGTTCATCTTCGTCTTCCTGACCCTGAAGGGCGCTGGAGATGTCTACTACGCCGTCCTGGTGGAGTCAGCGATGCCGCCGGCCATAATGGCGAACGTCATCCTGGCCCACTATAAGCTGAAGGCAGAGGAGGGGATTGGGGTTACCGTGGTTCTGACGCTCATCACTCTCGTCTTCTTCACAACCCTCAGGGCCATCGGTTTCTAA
- a CDS encoding MMPL family transporter — protein sequence MAWNEWIVKHAKAIVAVWIIAVLLSIPLASRLHDVTNYSMDQFLPNDVESVKVQHTLEREFPSFSQSTNQTYMIVTGIDVNDPRAREAYERLKGKAETYGSNFTSYYDAVDLLRNKSDEVALNVTLIAANLTSSLYNTTVEMNETYGTILRNMSDLAASISDTKEAIQETAKVYLELRENLTEAYGKMIELQNAINQTSGAYVELSYNLTQLQAQMIELSSALNQTAQVYSELMENLTLLYGKMANLSTAINSTDAAYVVLHENLSRTSETLKALNATIWEINRGLYALNETYGRAYAGTVGVYRALTTAGVYSSGSLDPTTAEAVANATGTSVEFVYAVFNATSQIYSHYGSAGVTDGALANVTSGIVLSTLSDPGERKLAEAYAYAFYLAVEGFDRTHGSPYAVQELPEDLLPRVSSQLATAALENTPEVIAASGESMTVPGFGEINSETLSLLVNVSISLGPNPTPKAVEEETAEFAMEYLSKTQPDSPLLKLPDPKAVLTGLLRKGPTKDLERTLLEEGLMEEVGNEAKSIAPIVVNATMTYDPNAEGILTSNGALLENATIEATAAILKEENVPTDKSLLREVYESGGDEARISEVAKAVLRKAVAEELAEKGTENPEGMAGIIVDTAASNPGISTSAEELEDATIEIIKGILTQRGVFLNEKYLRELYEGKNPETVTREVLAEEVSKRLEGKVKDPAKLANVIVNVAEGIAKNETSLEEATIEAAEKAFAEEGVVIDEKYLREIYESGGDAEKLERVTREILLSGLIEKLEEKGIGDSEKTAEEILNAALSNPQGLARGEGIENATVEVVVSLAGNVDLPGNWTIEEVVERLYEGSSPGEIARALFLEGVEEEMKERNLPKDVKGKVIEIAESVASEYPIDESRTEALVREKALEIISENLKDNPVTEDLDAGLVIDISMKHLDDPDSITEDEVKPLSDDLYSKLYENARDYIEMLKSKDNRTMLILFTPKGGEGISDLEKASKAQYESSLKVKELALKEFGKDFKEVEAYVTGTPIQTYEAIKYGKEDNDKTTKFSVAGALLVLLILMGVALLATLLPFTGVATSTLTALGMLYLLARGDILDVGSWAQMLTVTTALGLGIDYSTYYLHRFKEYLAEGYDHDGAASEALKRAKDAVLASASTDIIAFASFVLAWEFPIFKTMGVIAPLAVIIVLLASLTFIPAITVLIGDKPIFWWPRHIEHHIGNVDLHERSRIAEWAVKHAKVVTIIALLIAVPAAYNFTNFHGTHDVKLFIPKDSETYHFLDLSDKTVGAGVSSPTYVVLDLGHRISADDLAEINSIAEKIAGVKGVQHVYTFTMPYGKAINTSDIETLKSLGGDRYLSEKENKVLIQVVGKYSATDERSKEMVREIRDIVKGEKDSGSIAGEMVGGNTALALDLSNLINDVFWHRIFPVALLLMFLSLIPTLRGLPAVIATMGTIATGVLLSITISSWLFERVFGQQVMWFLPLMVFIVLMGVGIDYNSFYLVKARDEFERRKPEDALIVAAGTMDTLVVGLAAVLTATYGSLMTGATWGIREIGFALALGVLLTATLAVYFIGPATMALFGEKAWWPLHRVEKKE from the coding sequence ATGGCGTGGAACGAGTGGATTGTAAAGCACGCGAAGGCTATAGTGGCCGTCTGGATAATAGCGGTACTCCTCTCGATACCGCTCGCAAGCAGGCTCCATGATGTAACCAACTACAGCATGGACCAGTTCCTTCCGAACGATGTTGAGTCGGTGAAGGTTCAGCACACCCTCGAGAGGGAGTTCCCGAGCTTCTCCCAGAGCACGAACCAGACGTACATGATAGTAACTGGTATAGACGTGAACGATCCGAGGGCCAGGGAAGCCTACGAGAGGCTCAAGGGCAAGGCAGAAACGTACGGGAGCAACTTCACCAGCTACTACGACGCCGTTGATCTGCTCAGGAACAAGTCCGATGAAGTGGCGCTGAACGTAACGTTGATCGCGGCCAATCTGACCTCCTCGCTCTACAACACGACGGTTGAGATGAACGAAACCTACGGAACCATTCTCAGGAACATGAGCGACCTCGCGGCGAGCATCAGCGACACGAAAGAAGCTATCCAGGAGACGGCGAAGGTGTACCTTGAACTAAGGGAGAACCTCACAGAGGCATACGGTAAGATGATTGAACTCCAGAATGCGATCAACCAGACCTCCGGCGCTTACGTCGAGCTCAGCTACAACTTGACCCAACTCCAAGCTCAGATGATCGAGCTCTCCAGCGCCCTGAACCAGACTGCCCAGGTCTACTCCGAGCTGATGGAGAACCTGACCCTCCTGTACGGCAAAATGGCAAACCTCAGCACGGCAATCAACTCGACCGACGCGGCCTACGTTGTGCTTCACGAGAACCTGAGCAGGACAAGCGAGACCCTTAAGGCCCTCAACGCCACAATATGGGAGATAAACAGGGGCCTCTACGCCCTCAACGAAACCTACGGAAGGGCCTACGCTGGCACGGTGGGTGTCTACAGGGCCCTCACCACGGCAGGGGTTTACTCCAGCGGATCCCTCGATCCCACCACCGCCGAGGCCGTTGCCAACGCAACCGGAACTTCTGTGGAGTTCGTTTACGCCGTCTTCAACGCGACCAGCCAGATCTACTCCCACTACGGAAGCGCCGGTGTAACGGACGGCGCCCTTGCAAACGTTACCTCAGGGATAGTGCTCTCCACCCTCAGCGATCCAGGCGAGAGAAAGCTGGCCGAAGCCTACGCCTACGCTTTCTACCTTGCAGTTGAGGGTTTTGATAGAACACACGGAAGCCCCTACGCTGTCCAAGAACTTCCGGAGGATCTCTTACCCAGGGTTTCCTCCCAGCTGGCCACAGCCGCCCTTGAAAACACCCCCGAGGTGATAGCGGCCAGCGGGGAGAGCATGACCGTTCCCGGCTTCGGGGAGATAAACTCGGAGACCCTCTCACTCCTGGTCAACGTCTCCATCTCCCTGGGCCCCAATCCCACTCCCAAAGCCGTCGAGGAAGAGACAGCTGAGTTTGCCATGGAGTACCTCTCAAAGACCCAGCCTGATAGTCCGCTCCTCAAGCTTCCCGACCCAAAGGCGGTTCTCACCGGGCTCCTCAGGAAAGGTCCGACGAAAGATCTCGAAAGAACCCTCCTCGAAGAGGGACTTATGGAGGAGGTTGGAAACGAGGCCAAGTCAATTGCACCCATCGTAGTCAACGCGACCATGACATACGACCCCAACGCGGAGGGGATCCTCACTTCAAACGGCGCCCTCCTCGAAAACGCAACCATCGAGGCCACAGCGGCCATTCTAAAGGAGGAGAACGTTCCCACGGACAAGTCCCTCCTGAGGGAGGTCTACGAGAGCGGTGGTGACGAAGCCAGGATCTCAGAGGTGGCAAAGGCGGTGCTCAGAAAAGCCGTAGCCGAAGAGCTGGCAGAGAAAGGGACTGAGAACCCCGAGGGAATGGCCGGGATAATAGTCGACACCGCCGCCTCCAATCCGGGAATCTCAACGAGTGCTGAAGAGCTCGAGGACGCCACCATCGAAATCATCAAAGGCATCCTTACCCAAAGGGGCGTCTTCCTGAACGAGAAATACCTCCGGGAGCTCTACGAGGGGAAGAATCCCGAGACCGTGACCAGAGAGGTGCTCGCTGAAGAGGTCTCAAAGAGGCTGGAGGGAAAAGTCAAAGACCCGGCCAAACTCGCCAATGTCATTGTGAACGTTGCGGAGGGCATTGCCAAAAACGAGACCTCCCTTGAGGAAGCGACCATAGAAGCGGCGGAGAAAGCGTTCGCGGAGGAAGGAGTTGTAATAGACGAAAAGTACCTGAGGGAGATCTATGAGAGCGGGGGAGACGCGGAGAAGCTCGAAAGAGTGACCAGAGAGATCCTGCTGAGCGGCCTCATCGAAAAGCTGGAGGAGAAAGGTATTGGTGATTCCGAGAAAACGGCGGAGGAGATATTAAACGCGGCTTTAAGCAACCCCCAAGGCCTCGCAAGGGGAGAGGGAATTGAGAACGCCACCGTTGAGGTCGTGGTCAGCCTGGCGGGAAACGTCGATCTGCCCGGGAACTGGACCATCGAGGAAGTGGTTGAAAGGCTCTACGAGGGCTCATCCCCAGGTGAGATCGCCAGGGCCCTCTTCCTTGAGGGCGTTGAGGAGGAGATGAAGGAGAGGAACCTCCCCAAGGATGTGAAGGGAAAGGTCATTGAGATAGCCGAGAGTGTGGCCTCGGAATACCCGATTGATGAGAGCAGAACAGAGGCCCTCGTAAGGGAAAAAGCACTCGAAATAATATCCGAGAACCTCAAGGACAACCCGGTGACGGAGGATCTCGACGCGGGCCTCGTTATCGATATCTCCATGAAGCACCTGGACGATCCAGATTCCATAACCGAGGACGAAGTCAAACCCCTCTCGGACGATCTCTACTCCAAGCTCTACGAAAACGCCAGGGACTACATAGAAATGCTGAAGAGCAAGGACAACAGGACGATGCTGATACTCTTCACCCCGAAGGGCGGCGAGGGGATCAGCGACCTGGAAAAGGCCAGCAAAGCGCAGTACGAGAGCTCTCTCAAGGTCAAGGAACTGGCCCTGAAGGAGTTCGGAAAGGACTTCAAGGAAGTCGAGGCCTACGTCACGGGAACCCCGATACAGACCTACGAGGCCATCAAGTACGGAAAGGAGGACAACGACAAGACCACGAAGTTCAGCGTGGCTGGTGCCCTGCTCGTGCTCCTGATCCTGATGGGGGTGGCCCTCCTCGCGACGCTCCTGCCGTTCACGGGCGTTGCGACCTCTACCCTGACCGCCCTTGGAATGCTCTACCTGCTCGCCAGGGGAGACATCCTCGACGTTGGAAGCTGGGCCCAGATGCTCACGGTAACCACCGCCCTCGGTCTCGGTATAGACTACTCAACCTACTACCTCCACCGCTTCAAGGAGTACCTGGCTGAAGGCTACGACCACGACGGGGCCGCGAGCGAGGCCCTAAAGAGGGCTAAGGATGCAGTTTTGGCGAGCGCATCAACGGACATCATAGCCTTCGCCAGCTTTGTCCTCGCCTGGGAGTTCCCAATATTCAAGACGATGGGCGTAATAGCGCCCCTGGCCGTCATCATAGTCCTCCTCGCGAGCCTGACCTTCATCCCCGCGATAACCGTCCTGATAGGGGACAAGCCGATATTCTGGTGGCCAAGGCACATCGAGCACCACATCGGAAACGTTGACCTCCACGAGAGGAGCAGAATAGCTGAATGGGCGGTAAAGCACGCCAAGGTCGTCACGATAATAGCCCTTCTCATAGCAGTTCCGGCGGCGTACAACTTCACCAACTTCCACGGAACCCACGACGTCAAGCTCTTCATCCCCAAGGACAGCGAGACGTACCACTTCCTTGACCTGAGCGACAAAACCGTCGGAGCTGGGGTCAGCTCACCGACTTACGTCGTCCTCGACCTCGGCCACAGGATCAGCGCGGATGATCTGGCGGAGATAAACTCGATAGCGGAAAAGATAGCCGGGGTAAAAGGGGTTCAGCACGTCTACACCTTCACCATGCCCTACGGGAAGGCCATCAACACCAGCGACATCGAAACCCTGAAATCTCTTGGCGGAGACCGCTATCTCTCCGAGAAGGAGAACAAGGTTCTCATCCAGGTCGTTGGAAAGTACAGCGCCACTGACGAGCGCTCAAAGGAGATGGTCAGGGAGATAAGGGACATCGTAAAGGGAGAGAAGGACTCCGGAAGTATCGCCGGTGAAATGGTCGGGGGGAACACGGCTCTAGCTCTCGACCTCAGCAACCTCATCAACGACGTCTTCTGGCACAGGATATTCCCAGTGGCGCTCCTCCTGATGTTCCTGTCGCTCATACCGACGCTCAGGGGCCTGCCGGCGGTCATAGCAACTATGGGCACGATAGCCACTGGAGTTCTCCTCAGCATAACGATATCGAGCTGGCTCTTCGAGAGGGTCTTCGGACAGCAGGTCATGTGGTTCCTGCCGCTGATGGTCTTCATCGTGCTGATGGGTGTCGGCATCGACTACAACAGCTTCTACCTCGTGAAGGCCAGGGATGAGTTCGAGAGGAGAAAGCCCGAGGATGCCCTGATAGTCGCGGCGGGAACCATGGACACTCTAGTGGTAGGTCTAGCGGCCGTGCTCACGGCTACCTACGGCTCACTGATGACCGGTGCAACGTGGGGCATCAGGGAGATAGGCTTTGCACTGGCCCTCGGCGTCCTCCTAACGGCAACGCTGGCGGTGTACTTCATAGGACCGGCCACAATGGCCCTCTTTGGGGAGAAAGCCTGGTGGCCCCTGCACAGGGTTGAGAAGAAGGAGTGA
- a CDS encoding PadR family transcriptional regulator, whose translation MSEDVERRIIKGLFTVPLKDIILVIVGLKGEAHGYEILKELEKLAIGLWKPSHSNLYTILNKMVEEGLLEPREEYRGKVRRVKYSLTPKGLEYLKVSNDLALRVLYTAVNYHEALKRKLDTLGEKREMDKEAVREYLELLKSIRDILDEEIKTIEEKLS comes from the coding sequence ATGAGCGAAGACGTTGAACGACGAATAATAAAGGGTCTGTTTACGGTGCCTCTGAAGGACATAATACTTGTTATAGTTGGCCTTAAGGGTGAGGCCCACGGCTACGAGATACTCAAGGAGCTGGAGAAGCTTGCGATAGGTCTGTGGAAGCCCAGCCACAGCAACCTCTACACGATCCTCAACAAAATGGTCGAGGAAGGCCTGCTGGAGCCTAGGGAAGAATACCGGGGAAAGGTCAGGAGGGTGAAGTACAGCCTCACCCCCAAGGGATTGGAGTATTTGAAGGTCTCCAACGATCTGGCTTTGAGGGTTCTGTACACGGCCGTGAACTATCACGAAGCCCTCAAGCGGAAGCTGGATACTCTCGGTGAGAAGAGGGAGATGGACAAGGAGGCCGTCAGGGAGTACCTCGAACTGCTGAAGAGCATACGGGACATTCTGGACGAGGAGATAAAGACGATAGAGGAAAAGCTCTCCTAA
- a CDS encoding ArsR/SmtB family transcription factor, whose product MDDLKAQLEELKKRLEVLEENIDPVDEVMLSIKARLKKRLEGGVLPEIDEEKAAKTLKALANPDRIRILKMLAERPMGFKEMKEILGVESPTVSHHLKLLVRTGMVRKGDKYEISPNGRLFLRLLEIITALEEVEE is encoded by the coding sequence ATGGACGATTTGAAGGCCCAGCTCGAGGAGCTGAAGAAGAGGCTGGAGGTGCTTGAGGAGAACATCGACCCAGTTGACGAGGTCATGCTCTCCATAAAGGCCCGTCTGAAAAAGCGGCTTGAGGGTGGGGTTCTGCCTGAGATAGACGAAGAGAAAGCCGCCAAGACCCTGAAGGCCCTCGCCAACCCCGACAGGATAAGGATCCTGAAGATGCTCGCCGAGAGACCGATGGGCTTCAAGGAGATGAAGGAGATCCTGGGTGTCGAGAGCCCAACCGTTTCTCACCACCTCAAGCTCCTCGTCAGGACTGGAATGGTGAGGAAGGGTGATAAGTATGAGATTTCGCCCAACGGACGTTTGTTTTTGCGCTTGCTCGAGATTATAACTGCCCTTGAGGAGGTGGAAGAATGA
- a CDS encoding DUF4097 family beta strand repeat-containing protein yields MAVIFENVREVEISAVNGRVEIEGWENDHAEVSYTVHGEAEVEVERKGGKLIVREEPKKKFLNLFGKSGWAEVRVRVPRKVAVRASTVNGEIKAKNVSFEKVSTVNGRIELEDCNAGEISNVNGRVRAHLAFAKSLKVGSVNGPIEVEIEELEGNAKISTVNGHIRVGLSDFCDATIKAGRVNGAVTFEGIDPENPVIGTGDYEVKVSTVNGDITVELV; encoded by the coding sequence ATGGCGGTGATCTTTGAAAACGTGAGGGAAGTTGAGATATCTGCCGTGAACGGCAGAGTGGAGATTGAAGGCTGGGAGAACGACCACGCGGAAGTAAGTTACACCGTACACGGGGAGGCAGAGGTGGAAGTCGAGCGGAAAGGGGGGAAGCTCATCGTCAGGGAGGAGCCGAAGAAGAAGTTCCTCAACCTCTTCGGGAAGAGCGGCTGGGCCGAGGTTAGGGTAAGGGTGCCAAGAAAAGTCGCCGTGAGAGCCTCTACAGTGAACGGGGAAATAAAGGCAAAAAACGTCTCCTTCGAGAAGGTCTCCACTGTGAACGGAAGGATAGAGCTTGAAGACTGTAATGCGGGGGAGATAAGCAACGTGAACGGGAGGGTGAGGGCGCATTTAGCGTTCGCGAAATCCCTGAAAGTGGGCAGTGTCAACGGGCCGATTGAGGTTGAGATAGAGGAGCTTGAGGGGAACGCGAAGATAAGCACGGTGAACGGGCATATCAGAGTGGGTCTCTCCGACTTCTGCGATGCGACCATAAAGGCGGGCCGCGTGAACGGGGCGGTAACCTTCGAGGGCATTGACCCCGAGAACCCCGTGATCGGCACCGGCGATTACGAGGTGAAGGTCTCCACGGTGAACGGCGACATAACTGTTGAGCTGGTTTAG
- a CDS encoding MFS transporter, which produces MRGRRKWTERSSAVVVRGLGKMLDDLRSLGKNFWLFAVGRFISQLGWAVQDVALPLYVLDKTHSGGMMTAFILAEMIPAMIVMPFAGVVGDRYNRKKLMVWFDIARGILLFGVLAFNLLELNQLIVVQVVMAVMGTFFGSATSAMFPDLVEPDELERANSVNSSMNILARLVGPALGGFIYAVGGIRLAILINAVSFFGSGLFEALIKYEWRTKELESFSQVVDDLREGISYLLSNRYLRTLMFFALFMMAFGQPFGAVLMPYSFREVLKFSSYQFGLLESAFMLGALAGNMLIGMKFGRKAGMYLFHALLFDGFMILLFTWAISPLSAFDRTGVFLFLATINVLWGAVEAFLSVPLNSKIQRAVPSELRGRVFSAMAVMMHVSGPLGLVAVGPLLDRFPAWGVSLGLWAGMGAVVAYFWMNHRETLLADVGGEKNGNAEVT; this is translated from the coding sequence CTGCGCGGAAGGCGGAAGTGGACTGAGCGGTCTAGTGCAGTTGTAGTAAGGGGGTTAGGGAAGATGCTCGACGACTTGAGGTCACTCGGAAAAAACTTCTGGCTATTCGCGGTGGGGCGCTTTATTTCACAGCTCGGCTGGGCGGTTCAGGATGTTGCGTTGCCCCTCTATGTTCTCGACAAGACCCACAGCGGGGGCATGATGACCGCATTCATCCTCGCCGAGATGATCCCGGCCATGATAGTAATGCCCTTCGCCGGGGTCGTGGGCGACCGCTACAACAGAAAGAAGCTGATGGTTTGGTTCGATATCGCGAGGGGGATTCTCCTCTTCGGCGTCCTGGCCTTCAACCTTCTGGAGCTGAACCAGCTTATAGTCGTTCAGGTTGTAATGGCAGTCATGGGCACGTTCTTCGGCTCCGCCACAAGCGCGATGTTTCCGGATCTTGTGGAACCAGATGAGCTTGAGAGGGCCAACTCGGTGAACTCTTCCATGAACATACTGGCGAGGCTGGTGGGGCCGGCCCTCGGCGGCTTTATCTACGCAGTCGGCGGCATAAGGCTTGCCATACTAATCAACGCGGTCAGCTTCTTCGGCTCCGGCCTGTTTGAGGCCCTCATAAAGTACGAATGGAGGACAAAGGAGCTTGAGAGCTTCTCCCAGGTTGTAGACGATCTGCGGGAGGGGATCTCGTACCTGCTTTCGAACAGGTATCTGAGGACCCTCATGTTCTTTGCCCTGTTTATGATGGCTTTCGGACAGCCATTTGGAGCCGTTCTCATGCCCTACTCATTCAGGGAAGTCCTTAAGTTCTCCAGCTATCAGTTCGGTCTTCTTGAGAGCGCCTTCATGCTCGGCGCCCTCGCCGGGAACATGCTGATAGGGATGAAGTTTGGCAGAAAGGCTGGAATGTATCTCTTCCACGCGCTCCTCTTCGACGGCTTCATGATACTTCTCTTTACGTGGGCAATAAGCCCGCTCTCAGCTTTTGATCGGACGGGGGTGTTCCTCTTCCTGGCGACAATCAACGTGCTCTGGGGGGCGGTTGAGGCTTTCTTAAGCGTCCCCTTAAACTCAAAGATTCAGCGCGCCGTCCCTAGTGAGCTGAGGGGGAGGGTGTTCTCTGCCATGGCGGTGATGATGCACGTTTCCGGGCCCCTCGGCCTGGTTGCAGTTGGGCCTCTCCTCGACAGGTTCCCAGCATGGGGGGTGTCACTCGGCCTCTGGGCCGGAATGGGTGCCGTGGTCGCTTATTTCTGGATGAATCACAGGGAAACCCTTCTTGCGGATGTGGGGGGAGAAAAGAATGGGAACGCGGAGGTTACTTAA
- a CDS encoding cob(I)yrinic acid a,c-diamide adenosyltransferase: protein MSITTKTGDKGLTGLFTGERVAKYSPIMEANGTIDELDSFIGEAKHYVPEEMVGILEKIQVQLYDLMAELASKGKYAKIGEEEVKWMEELIHKYEEEFQMRAFVLPGSTIASAKLDICRTVARRAERKVARLVLDYGFGQNALVYLNRLSDLLFIMARVIEKREGKVKEVK from the coding sequence ATGTCCATTACCACGAAAACTGGAGATAAGGGTTTGACCGGCCTCTTCACCGGGGAGCGCGTTGCAAAGTACTCGCCGATTATGGAGGCGAACGGAACGATAGACGAGCTGGACAGCTTCATCGGCGAGGCAAAGCACTACGTCCCAGAGGAGATGGTTGGGATCCTCGAAAAGATCCAGGTTCAGCTCTACGACCTAATGGCAGAGCTGGCGAGCAAGGGGAAGTACGCAAAGATAGGGGAAGAAGAGGTAAAGTGGATGGAGGAGCTTATTCATAAGTATGAAGAAGAGTTCCAGATGAGGGCTTTCGTCCTGCCGGGCTCAACCATAGCCAGCGCCAAGCTCGATATCTGCAGGACCGTTGCAAGAAGGGCGGAGAGGAAGGTTGCAAGGCTCGTCCTCGACTACGGCTTCGGCCAGAACGCACTCGTCTACCTCAACAGGCTCAGTGACCTGCTCTTTATAATGGCAAGGGTCATAGAGAAGAGGGAGGGGAAGGTAAAGGAGGTTAAGTAA
- a CDS encoding MazG nucleotide pyrophosphohydrolase domain-containing protein — translation MEIREFQDMIREIYFHKDSKRGVERTFLWFVEEIGELSEAIRKRDRESMEEEFADVLAWLASLANLLGIDLEEAAKKKYPGVCPYCGKKPCECEEK, via the coding sequence ATGGAGATAAGAGAGTTTCAGGACATGATAAGGGAGATCTACTTTCACAAGGATTCGAAGCGCGGCGTTGAGAGGACGTTTCTCTGGTTCGTCGAGGAGATTGGTGAGCTGAGCGAGGCGATAAGGAAGCGCGATAGGGAATCGATGGAGGAGGAGTTTGCAGACGTTCTGGCCTGGCTTGCGAGCCTTGCTAACCTGCTTGGGATTGATCTTGAGGAGGCGGCGAAAAAGAAGTACCCCGGCGTCTGTCCATACTGCGGGAAGAAGCCCTGTGAGTGCGAGGAGAAGTGA
- a CDS encoding type II toxin-antitoxin system RelE family toxin — MSYRVILHRNVLKSLKQAPDSIKQRFYEFVEELRFNPIPSERFDIKKLKGRKNTFRVRLGGYRVIYELEKDELLILIIKFGKRENVYE; from the coding sequence ATGTCCTACAGAGTGATTCTTCATCGAAATGTACTAAAAAGCTTAAAACAAGCTCCTGATAGCATCAAACAAAGATTTTATGAGTTTGTTGAAGAACTCAGGTTCAACCCAATTCCCTCGGAAAGATTTGATATTAAAAAGCTCAAAGGCCGTAAAAACACGTTCAGAGTGCGTCTGGGAGGATATAGGGTAATTTACGAGCTTGAAAAAGATGAGTTGTTGATTTTGATTATTAAATTTGGAAAGCGGGAGAACGTTTACGAGTAG